A section of the Ranitomeya imitator isolate aRanImi1 chromosome 7, aRanImi1.pri, whole genome shotgun sequence genome encodes:
- the LOC138645869 gene encoding uncharacterized protein: MAKSDIESAFRLLPVHPDCHHLLGAKFEDLYYYDTCLPMGCSISCFYFELFSTFLEWVARKITRLTAITHYLDDFLIVGPAGSDVCSTALAQFKDALAHFGVPLSPEKTIGPVSVITFLGIEIDSVTMEFRLPKEKIDKLLDLISGCISVGKVTLTQMQSLLGSLNFACRVMPAGRIFSRRLMIATRGVKLCHHRMRITAHLRSDLNTWKLFLSNYNGRTCFQEAECSNEDMGLFFAASSHTGFSVRFGNKLCAANWPAFWISRKWNVDSTLIDLLPVAVAMEIWGPQLANKRIRLQLETVGGAHAINYLASPSPLVLDLIRFIVLKCLMFGSKLMH, encoded by the coding sequence ATGGCCAAATCGGACATAGAATCCGCTTTCCGGCTGCTCCCGGTACACCCGGATTGTCACCACTTACTGGGAGCTAAATTTGAGGATTTATACTATTACGACACATGTCTCCCCATGGGGTGTTcaatttcctgtttttattttgagttATTTAGCACGTTTTTAGAATGGGTTGCTCGCAAGATCACCCGGCTAACCGCCATCactcattacctcgatgactttttGATAGTCGGTCCAGCGGGTTCAGACGTATGCTCCACAGCCCTAGCCCAATTCAAAGATGCCTTGGCACATTTTGGGGTCCCACTTTCCCCCGAGAAGACGATAGGGCCAGTATCAGTGATCACATTCCTCGGGATCGAAATCGACTCGGTCACCATGGAATTTAGGTTACCGAAGGAAAAAATTGACAAGCTGCTGGATCTCATCAGCGGATGTATTTCGGTAGGTAAAGTCACATTAACGCAAATGCAGTCACTGCTTGGCTCCTTAAATTTTGCCTGTAGGGTCATGCCAGCGGGTAGGATCTTCTCTCGCAGATTGATGATAGCCACGAGAGGAGTGAAACTGTGCCATCATAGAATGAGGATTACAGCACATCTACGTTCTGATTTAAACACATGGAAGCTGTTCCTCAGCAATTACAATGGTAGGACTTGCTTTCAGGAGGCAGAGTGCTCAAACGAGGAcatgggtttgttttttgcagcgtCAAGCCACACGGGTTTCAGCGTTCGTTTCGGTAACAAATTGTGTGCTGCAAATTGGCCTGCTTTCTGGATTTCCAGGAAGTGGAACGTAGACTCAACCTTGATTGACCTTCTCCCTGTTGCAGTTGCCATGGAAATCTGGGGTCCACAATTGGCCAACAAGCGTATTCGTTTACAACTTGAAACCGTTGGTGGGGCGCATGCCATCAACTACCTAGCATCTCCTTCACCGCTGGTTTTAGACCTAATTAGGTTCATAGTATTGAAATGTTTAATGTTTGGTTCAAAGCTAATGCACTAA